From one Danio rerio strain Tuebingen ecotype United States chromosome 19, GRCz12tu, whole genome shotgun sequence genomic stretch:
- the si:ch73-171o20.1 gene encoding interferon-inducible GTPase 5-like isoform X3 yields the protein MMARSKVSGDYSIPQKDLEDLKDTITSQDLPTAINTIKEYLKQQDLVELNIGVAGESGSGKSTFVNAFRGLGDEDKGSAKTGVVETTLEPEVYHHPKYNNVKVWDLPGIGTPNFKADEYLQQVEFERYDFFIIIASDRFRECHTQLAKEIMRMGKKFYFVRSKIDASITAEKRKKNFDLEETLDAIREDCVNGLRKIGIEDPVVFLISGWELGKYDLNLLQDRMEKELPQHKRRVLLLALPNITLEINEKKKKALEENIHSVHWCCCEKREKEEKSIHKKSSEDTEPLSSGLKVLPPGPSFSKVIH from the exons ATG ATGGCAAGATCAAAAGTATCTGGAGATTACAGTATACCTCAGAAGGACCTGGAAGATCTTAAAGATACCATAACTAGTCAAGATCTTCCAACAGCAATAAACACCATCAAAGAGTATCTCAAGCAGCAAGATCTTGTTGAGCTTAACATTGGTGTGGCTGGAGAGTCTGGCTCTGGAAAGTCCACATTTGTCAATGCATTCAGAGGTTTAGGAGATGAAGACAAGGGCTCTGCTAAAACCGGTGTAGTAGAAACCACTTTGGAGCCTGAAGTTTATCATCATCCAAAATACAACAATGTGAAAGTGTGGGATCTTCCTGGCATTGGAACACCAAACTTCAAAGCCGATGAGTACCTTCAGCAGGTTGAGTTTGAGCGCTATGATTTTTTCATCATCATTGCTTCAGATCGGTTCAGAGAATGCCACACTCAGCTGGCCAAAGAGATCATGAGGATGGGGAAAAAGTTTTACTTTGTTCGTTCCAAGATTGACGCAAGCATTACTGCTGAAAAGAGGAAGAAGAACTTTGACTTGGAAGAGACACTGGATGCCATCCGAGAGGACTGTGTAAATG GTCTGAGAAAGATCGGTATAGAAGATCCTGTTGTATTCCTGATCTCAGGCTGGGAGCTCGGCAAGTATGATTTAAATCTGCTGCAGGACAGAATGGAGAAAGAGCTTCCACAGCATAAGAGACGTGTGCTGTTGTTGGCTTTGCCAAATATCACTCTGGAGATTAacgagaagaagaagaaagctCTTGAGGAAAACATT CATTCAGTCCACTGGTGTTGCTGCGAAAAACGAGAAAAAGAGGAGAAGAGTATCCACAAGAAGAGTTCTGAAG ATACGGAACCTCTTTCAAGTGGTCTGAAAGTCCTTCCTCCTGGGCCGAGTTTTTCAAAAGttatccactag
- the si:ch73-171o20.1 gene encoding interferon-inducible GTPase 5-like isoform X1: protein MMARSKVSGDYSIPQKDLEDLKDTITSQDLPTAINTIKEYLKQQDLVELNIGVAGESGSGKSTFVNAFRGLGDEDKGSAKTGVVETTLEPEVYHHPKYNNVKVWDLPGIGTPNFKADEYLQQVEFERYDFFIIIASDRFRECHTQLAKEIMRMGKKFYFVRSKIDASITAEKRKKNFDLEETLDAIREDCVNGLRKIGIEDPVVFLISGWELGKYDLNLLQDRMEKELPQHKRRVLLLALPNITLEINEKKKKALEENIVRVAFLSACVAAVPIPGLSIAVDLVIVKREIEIYYSTFGLDDPSLQMLCEKSGKSFQQLKSLLKSPLSGGINPASILTLLGAASILIAEDVVELTLSFLPIIGTVVAGGFSYATVYFMLNKALNDLAEDARNVLMAAVGTDV, encoded by the exons ATG ATGGCAAGATCAAAAGTATCTGGAGATTACAGTATACCTCAGAAGGACCTGGAAGATCTTAAAGATACCATAACTAGTCAAGATCTTCCAACAGCAATAAACACCATCAAAGAGTATCTCAAGCAGCAAGATCTTGTTGAGCTTAACATTGGTGTGGCTGGAGAGTCTGGCTCTGGAAAGTCCACATTTGTCAATGCATTCAGAGGTTTAGGAGATGAAGACAAGGGCTCTGCTAAAACCGGTGTAGTAGAAACCACTTTGGAGCCTGAAGTTTATCATCATCCAAAATACAACAATGTGAAAGTGTGGGATCTTCCTGGCATTGGAACACCAAACTTCAAAGCCGATGAGTACCTTCAGCAGGTTGAGTTTGAGCGCTATGATTTTTTCATCATCATTGCTTCAGATCGGTTCAGAGAATGCCACACTCAGCTGGCCAAAGAGATCATGAGGATGGGGAAAAAGTTTTACTTTGTTCGTTCCAAGATTGACGCAAGCATTACTGCTGAAAAGAGGAAGAAGAACTTTGACTTGGAAGAGACACTGGATGCCATCCGAGAGGACTGTGTAAATG GTCTGAGAAAGATCGGTATAGAAGATCCTGTTGTATTCCTGATCTCAGGCTGGGAGCTCGGCAAGTATGATTTAAATCTGCTGCAGGACAGAATGGAGAAAGAGCTTCCACAGCATAAGAGACGTGTGCTGTTGTTGGCTTTGCCAAATATCACTCTGGAGATTAacgagaagaagaagaaagctCTTGAGGAAAACATTGTAAGAGTTGCCTTTCTGTCTGCTTGTGTGGCTGCTGTTCCCATTCCTGGTCTTTCCATTGCTGTGGATTTAGTCATTGTTAAAAGGGAGATAGAAATTTACTACAGCACCTTTGGTCTGGATGATCCATCCCTGCAGATGCTGTGTGAAAAATCTGGGAAATCTTTTCAACAATTGAAAAGTTTATTGAAATCTCCACTGAGTGGTGGGATAAACCCAGCTTCAATTTTAACCTTGCTGGGTGCTGCATCCATACTCATTGCTGAAGATGTAGTTGAGCTTACCCTGAGCTTCTTACCCATAATTGGTACTGTGGTGGCAGGAGGATTCTCGTATGCGACAGTCTATTTTATGCTGAATAAAGCTTTAAATGACCTAGCAGAAGATGCCAGAAATGTGTTAATGGCTGCAGTGGGGACTGATGTGTAA
- the si:ch73-171o20.1 gene encoding interferon-inducible GTPase 5-like isoform X2, translated as MARSKVSGDYSIPQKDLEDLKDTITSQDLPTAINTIKEYLKQQDLVELNIGVAGESGSGKSTFVNAFRGLGDEDKGSAKTGVVETTLEPEVYHHPKYNNVKVWDLPGIGTPNFKADEYLQQVEFERYDFFIIIASDRFRECHTQLAKEIMRMGKKFYFVRSKIDASITAEKRKKNFDLEETLDAIREDCVNGLRKIGIEDPVVFLISGWELGKYDLNLLQDRMEKELPQHKRRVLLLALPNITLEINEKKKKALEENIVRVAFLSACVAAVPIPGLSIAVDLVIVKREIEIYYSTFGLDDPSLQMLCEKSGKSFQQLKSLLKSPLSGGINPASILTLLGAASILIAEDVVELTLSFLPIIGTVVAGGFSYATVYFMLNKALNDLAEDARNVLMAAVGTDV; from the exons ATGGCAAGATCAAAAGTATCTGGAGATTACAGTATACCTCAGAAGGACCTGGAAGATCTTAAAGATACCATAACTAGTCAAGATCTTCCAACAGCAATAAACACCATCAAAGAGTATCTCAAGCAGCAAGATCTTGTTGAGCTTAACATTGGTGTGGCTGGAGAGTCTGGCTCTGGAAAGTCCACATTTGTCAATGCATTCAGAGGTTTAGGAGATGAAGACAAGGGCTCTGCTAAAACCGGTGTAGTAGAAACCACTTTGGAGCCTGAAGTTTATCATCATCCAAAATACAACAATGTGAAAGTGTGGGATCTTCCTGGCATTGGAACACCAAACTTCAAAGCCGATGAGTACCTTCAGCAGGTTGAGTTTGAGCGCTATGATTTTTTCATCATCATTGCTTCAGATCGGTTCAGAGAATGCCACACTCAGCTGGCCAAAGAGATCATGAGGATGGGGAAAAAGTTTTACTTTGTTCGTTCCAAGATTGACGCAAGCATTACTGCTGAAAAGAGGAAGAAGAACTTTGACTTGGAAGAGACACTGGATGCCATCCGAGAGGACTGTGTAAATG GTCTGAGAAAGATCGGTATAGAAGATCCTGTTGTATTCCTGATCTCAGGCTGGGAGCTCGGCAAGTATGATTTAAATCTGCTGCAGGACAGAATGGAGAAAGAGCTTCCACAGCATAAGAGACGTGTGCTGTTGTTGGCTTTGCCAAATATCACTCTGGAGATTAacgagaagaagaagaaagctCTTGAGGAAAACATTGTAAGAGTTGCCTTTCTGTCTGCTTGTGTGGCTGCTGTTCCCATTCCTGGTCTTTCCATTGCTGTGGATTTAGTCATTGTTAAAAGGGAGATAGAAATTTACTACAGCACCTTTGGTCTGGATGATCCATCCCTGCAGATGCTGTGTGAAAAATCTGGGAAATCTTTTCAACAATTGAAAAGTTTATTGAAATCTCCACTGAGTGGTGGGATAAACCCAGCTTCAATTTTAACCTTGCTGGGTGCTGCATCCATACTCATTGCTGAAGATGTAGTTGAGCTTACCCTGAGCTTCTTACCCATAATTGGTACTGTGGTGGCAGGAGGATTCTCGTATGCGACAGTCTATTTTATGCTGAATAAAGCTTTAAATGACCTAGCAGAAGATGCCAGAAATGTGTTAATGGCTGCAGTGGGGACTGATGTGTAA